Proteins from one Saccharomyces eubayanus strain FM1318 chromosome XI, whole genome shotgun sequence genomic window:
- the YPF1 gene encoding aspartic endopeptidase, whose protein sequence is MNKYLNSVVDHFSEWSSRIFRANSSSTSQGASNKELEEVFEKINAIVENHNNGLATTFDKISYRVAHKITHLVESHSLAFNYATLVLIASALVVIGSFTSISSIPFTALPPTREHPLFDPTDFDVDHDCHVIYHESDEDKKKKKKSKKFFDMMDEKHAIILPLTSGCTLLALYFVIKKLHLNWLRYVVKILNFNITLLNIPAGTFVYSYFLNSFSRNISHMTSWNPLTVLPRYRVTIADDNDDLNKIGGFVTNLNYKDGLTNSAVHQKTLTEIEKDHWMKHFYRRELIKPKDVKSKRQISNIYLNNALIVSFVLSVVATVYFYLSPNNWLISNAVSMNMAIWSISQLKLKNLKSGALILIALFFYDIYFVFGTDVMVTVATNLDIPVKLSLPVKFNTAQNSFNFSMLGLGDIALPGMFIAMCYKYDIWKWHLDHDDTEFHFLNWSYIGKYFITAIISYVAALISAMVSLSLFNTAQPALLYIVPSLLISTIMVACWNKDFKQFWNFQYDTIEMDENSKKTVEKKEDSMTYSTFILSEYYDDADKYALFVDDLNENNDEDEEFVQDEDLNDSSEEELSEYDLSDDEFS, encoded by the coding sequence ATGAACAAGTATTTAAACTCCGTTGTAGACCACTTCTCGGAGTGGTCGTCTCGTATCTTTAGGGCCAATTCGTCAAGCACGAGCCAAGGTGCGTCGAACAAAGAACTAgaagaagtttttgaaaaaattaatgcTATAGTCGAAAACCATAACAACGGCTTGGCCACTACCTTTGACAAGATATCGTATCGTGTGGCCCACAAGATCACACACCTAGTCGAAAGCCATTCTTTAGCATTCAACTATGCTACCCTAGTTCTCATTGCCAGTGCTTTGGTCGTTATTGGTTCATTCACGTCCATATCTTCTATTCCGTTTACCGCTTTGCCTCCTACCAGGGAACACCCGTTGTTTGACCCCACTGATTTCGATGTAGATCATGATTGCCATGTAATTTACCATGAGAGTGAcgaagacaaaaagaagaagaaaaagagcaaaaagTTCTTTGATATGATGGATGAGAAACATGCGATTATACTTCCTTTAACTAGTGGTTGCACTTTATTAGCTTtgtattttgttattaaGAAGCTACATTTGAATTGGTTGAGATACGTGGTtaagattttgaattttaaCATAACACTATTGAATATACCAGCAGGTACATTTGTCTACTCATATTTCCttaattctttttccaGGAATATATCGCATATGACTTCTTGGAACCCCTTGACTGTTTTGCCAAGGTACCGTGTAACCATTGCTGACGATAACGACGATCTAAACAAAATAGGCGGGTTCGTTACAAATTTGAACTATAAAGATGGATTAACTAACTCGGCTGTTCACCAAAAGACCTTGACTGAAATCGAAAAGGACCACTGGATGAAACATTTCTATAGAAGGGAACTGATTAAACCCAAAGACGTCAAGTCGAAAAGACAAATCAGTAACATATACCTGAATAACGCACTTATCGTTTCATTTGTGCTCTCCGTAGTCGCCACTGTCTACTTTTATTTGTCTCCTAACAATTGGCTAATATCCAATGCAGTGAGCATGAATATGGCAATTTGGTCCATTTCTCAATTAaagttgaagaatttgaaatccGGGGCTCTAATTCTTATTGCATTATTCTTCTACGACATTTATTTCGTCTTTGGTACTGACGTGATGGTTACGGTTGCTACGAACCTTGATATCCCAGTAAAACTAAGCCTGCCAGTTAAGTTTAACACTGCCCAAAACAGCTTCAATTTCTCAATGCTCGGCTTAGGTGATATCGCTTTACCGGGTATGTTCATCGCTATGTGCTACAAGTATGATATTTGGAAATGGCATCTTGATCACGATGACACTGAGTTCCACTTCTTGAATTGGTCATATATTGGCAAGTACTTTATCACAGCTATAATTAGTTACGTTGCTGCTTTAATATCCGCCATGGTATCGTTATCTTTATTCAATACCGCACAACCAGCTTTGTTATACATCGTTCCTTCCTTGTTGATTAGTACTATAATGGTGGCATGCTGGAACAAAGACTTCAAGCAATTCTGGAATTTCCAATATGACACGATTGAAATGGATGAGAATTCGAAAAAAACTGtggagaaaaaggaagactCCATGACTTATTCGACCTTTATCTTGTCGGAGTACTACGATGACGCTGACAAATATGCTCTGTTTGTTGATGATTTAAACGAgaataatgatgaagatgaagaatttgtaCAAGACGAAGATTTAAACGATAGTTCTGAAGAAGAGCTCTCTGAATATGATTTATCGGATGACGAATTCTCttaa
- the UTP11 gene encoding rRNA-processing protein UTP11 → MAKLVHDVQKKQHRERSQITSRTRYGFLEKHKDYVKRAQDFHRKQSSLKILREKVKERNPDEYYHAMHSRKTDAKGLLITSRHGDDEDESLSMDQVKLLKTQDSNYVRTLRQLELKKLEKRSKELMFKSSGNHTIFVDSREKMEDFAPETFFNTTSEMVNRSENRLTKDQLTQDVLNNKSASSIMPKESLDKKKLKKFKQVKQHIQRETQLKQVQQRMDAQRELLKKGSKKKIVDSSGKSSFKWKKQRKR, encoded by the coding sequence ATGGCTAAGCTAGTGCATgatgttcaaaaaaaacagcataGAGAGCGTTCTCAAATAACGAGTCGTACCAGATATGGTTTCTTAGAAAAGCATAAAGACTATGTAAAGCGTGCACAAGATTTCCATAGGAAGCAGTCCAGTTTGAAGATTCTCAGagaaaaagtgaaagaaagaaacccAGATGAATACTACCATGCTATGCATTCGAGAAAGACAGATGCAAAAGGGCTCTTAATCACCTCACGTCACggtgacgatgaagacgagTCTCTTTCCATGGACCAAGTCAAATTGCTCAAGACACAGGATAGTAACTATGTGAGGACGTTGAGACAACTAGAGTTGAagaaactggaaaaaagatCGAAGGAGCTGATGTTCAAAAGCAGTGGGAATCATACAATATTTGTTGATTCCCGAGAAAAGATGGAGGATTTTGCTCCAGAAACGTTTTTCAATACCACTTCTGAGATGGTGAATAGGTCTGAGAATAGATTAACCAAGGACCAGTTGACCCAAGATGTTTTGAACAATAAGAGCGCCTCATCAATAATGCCCAAGGAATCACtagacaagaagaagttgaaaaaattcaaacaagtAAAACAACATATACAGAGAGAAACCCAGTTGAAACAAGTCCAACAGAGAATGGACGCTCAAAGAGAACTGTTGAAAAAGggttcaaagaagaaaatcgtGGACTCGTCAGGGAAGTCTTCTTTTAAATGGAAGAAGCAACGTAAGCGTTAG